The bacterium nucleotide sequence TGACCCTAGGGCTAACCAACTTCTTGTTCAAATGAGTGAAAAAGGAGAAATAATGACTGTCAATATAATCCCTTACATAAATCCTATTCATATCCTCAATTGGGGTGAAGAAGGCTTTGTGCAATATAATGAAAAGTAAAGGTTTTTAGCTGTTTAAAACCATTTTTCAGCAATAAAAACTCATATCCTTCAAATTCTAACCCAACTTACACAACTTGATTTAAACCCCTTAAATTTGTATAATTTATCTATGAAATCAAGGATAAGGCTTTTAAAGATTGAGGATAAAAAAAGGGAACATCTTGACGACCTTGTGGCATCTGAGGCACCTATTACCATTAAGGCAAATGGCAAAAAAATAGCCTCCCTTCTTGCTACACCTTCACATCTTTCTGAATTAGCCTGTGGATTTTTGCTTTCTTTAGGTTTGATTGAAAAGGCTAATGATATTTTATCTATCAATAGCACAAATGGAGAGGTTAATGTATCTGGAAACATAAAGGGAGAAAGTGAGCTCATCCTTACATCTGGTTGTGGAAAAGGCTTTGTCTCCCATCCAGAAAAAATAAAGAGGATAGATTCCTCGCTTTGTCTTTCTTCTTCCTTAATTCTTAAGCTTATTCAGGAATTTCAAATGATGTCAAAAGGATTTAAGGAAACAGGAGGAATACATTCAGCAGCTATTTCTTTTTCTGATAAAATTCTTGATTTTAAGGAGGATATTGGAAGGCATAATGCCATTGATAAGGTAATAGGGGCTATATTCTTAAAAAATGAGGGATTTTCTGATAAGGCAATATTAACATCGGGAAGGATAAGCTCTGAGATTGTTATTAAGGCAATGAATGCTGGCATTCCAATAATTATTTCAAGGTCATCGCCAACAGACCTGGCTATTTCCCTTGCTGACAAAGCAGGGATAACGATGATTGGGTTTGCAAGGGGGAAGAGGATGAATGTCTATACCAATGAGTCAAGAGTCAAGAGTCAAGAGTCAAGAGTCAAAGGGAATGAAAGTCTTGCAAAGAAGATAAGGGAGCTTTGTAAGAAAAAGAATGCCATAATTCTTTCTCATAACTACCAGCCAGCAGAGGTTCAGGATGTGGCAGATTTTCTTGGTGATTCTTTGGATTTATCAAGGAGGGTAAAGGAGACAGATGCTGATATTATTGTATTTTGTGGTGTCCATTTTATGGCTGAAATAGCAAAGATTTTATCGCCAGAAAAGATGGTATTGATGCCAGATATAAATGCAGGCTGTCCATTGGCTGATATGATTAATGTAAGTGAATTGAAAAGGCTTAAAAAAGAGCATCCAAATGCACTTGTTGTCTCTTATGTCAATACATCTGCTTTAATCAAAGCAGAGACAGATTATTGTTGCACATCTGCAAATGGTGTAAATGTTATAAATTCTCTTCCAAGGGATAAAGAAATAATCTTTACGCCTGATAAATGGCTTGGAGATTATATCTTACGAAAAACAGGAAGAGACCTTATTCTTTGGAATGGCTTCTGTCCAACACACCTTAAAATCATTAAAGATGGGGTATTAAAGGTAAAGAAGGCACATCCAGATGCAGAGGTAATTGTCCATCCTGAATGCAGCCGGGATGTTGTTTCTCTTGCTGACTTTGTATATGGAACAGGCGGGATGATTAAGCATATTAAGGAGAGTAAAAACAAAGAGTTTATTATAGGAACCGAGAATGGGATAATCCATAGGCTTAAAAAGGAAAACCCAGATAAGGTATTTTATCTTGCATCAGAGCTTGCAATATGCCCAAATATGAAGCTTACAACATTAGAAAAGGTCTTATGGTCATTGGAGGATGAGGTTTATAAAATAGAGCTTGAGAAACCTGTAATGGATAAAGCAAGGAAATCCATTGAAAGGATGCTTGAAATAACTTCATAAAAGCGATAGACTC carries:
- the nadA gene encoding quinolinate synthase NadA, translated to MKSRIRLLKIEDKKREHLDDLVASEAPITIKANGKKIASLLATPSHLSELACGFLLSLGLIEKANDILSINSTNGEVNVSGNIKGESELILTSGCGKGFVSHPEKIKRIDSSLCLSSSLILKLIQEFQMMSKGFKETGGIHSAAISFSDKILDFKEDIGRHNAIDKVIGAIFLKNEGFSDKAILTSGRISSEIVIKAMNAGIPIIISRSSPTDLAISLADKAGITMIGFARGKRMNVYTNESRVKSQESRVKGNESLAKKIRELCKKKNAIILSHNYQPAEVQDVADFLGDSLDLSRRVKETDADIIVFCGVHFMAEIAKILSPEKMVLMPDINAGCPLADMINVSELKRLKKEHPNALVVSYVNTSALIKAETDYCCTSANGVNVINSLPRDKEIIFTPDKWLGDYILRKTGRDLILWNGFCPTHLKIIKDGVLKVKKAHPDAEVIVHPECSRDVVSLADFVYGTGGMIKHIKESKNKEFIIGTENGIIHRLKKENPDKVFYLASELAICPNMKLTTLEKVLWSLEDEVYKIELEKPVMDKARKSIERMLEITS